A single Actinomadura algeriensis DNA region contains:
- a CDS encoding DUF397 domain-containing protein: MTEQEPILSDGVIIEFIDGKDVPVQHKDFGERAVVMRDAKNSEGPILYFTEAEWDAFIAGVKDGEFDDLLEEEPAEGS, from the coding sequence GTGACCGAGCAGGAACCGATCCTCAGCGACGGGGTCATCATCGAGTTCATCGATGGCAAGGACGTTCCCGTCCAGCACAAGGACTTCGGTGAGCGGGCCGTCGTGATGCGCGACGCGAAGAACTCCGAGGGCCCCATCCTCTACTTCACCGAGGCCGAGTGGGACGCCTTCATCGCGGGCGTCAAGGACGGCGAGTTCGACGACCTCCTGGAGGAGGAGCCCGCCGAGGGCTCCTGA
- a CDS encoding RNA polymerase sigma factor: MTAPTVSGDAEIVRRSVTEPECFAALFDRHYPAIHGYAARRLGPAIADDVAAETFLIAFDRRDRYDASRADVRPWLYGIASNLIARHHRAEARQYRALARAGTRDVEAGHADRVAGRLDAQAARGPLAKALRRLPRGDRDVLLLVAWADLGVQEAAEALGIPAGTARSRLHRARKKIRAALGGKFDLREDTIR; this comes from the coding sequence ATGACGGCGCCGACCGTCAGCGGCGACGCCGAGATCGTCCGGCGCTCGGTGACGGAACCGGAGTGCTTCGCCGCCCTGTTCGACCGGCACTATCCCGCGATCCACGGGTACGCGGCGCGCCGCCTCGGCCCGGCGATCGCCGACGACGTGGCCGCCGAGACGTTCCTGATCGCGTTCGACCGGCGCGACCGCTACGACGCGTCCCGCGCCGACGTCCGGCCCTGGCTGTACGGGATCGCGTCCAACCTCATCGCGCGGCACCACCGCGCGGAGGCCCGCCAGTACCGGGCGCTGGCCCGCGCCGGGACCCGCGACGTCGAGGCCGGGCACGCCGACCGGGTCGCCGGACGGCTCGACGCGCAGGCCGCCCGCGGGCCGCTCGCCAAGGCGCTGCGCAGGCTGCCGCGCGGCGACCGGGACGTGCTGCTCCTCGTCGCCTGGGCCGACCTCGGCGTCCAGGAGGCGGCCGAGGCGCTCGGCATCCCGGCCGGGACGGCGCGGTCGCGGCTGCACCGGGCGCGCAAGAAAATCCGTGCCGCGCTGGGCGGAAAGTTCGACCTTCGAGAGGACACCATCCGATGA